From a region of the Paraburkholderia hospita genome:
- a CDS encoding SURF1 family protein, producing MKIRLIPMLLILIVVAVTVRLGFWQRDRAHQKEALQAQITQFESAPAQTVGAAPVALKDIEFHRVHAVGQFMPQQVVYLDNRPYNDQPGFYVVMPFKLRDGGVVLVNRGWLPRNMNERTAIAPYDTPKGEIEIEGIARADATRAYELGEGGSAAHQTIRQNLDVASYAAETGLPLQPFVIQQTSDDGDKLVRDWPAPTSGVERNYGYMAQWWGMAAAAVIFGLYAARRAAKNANRIESKGPEGGDAANNGQAPRA from the coding sequence ATGAAGATTCGTCTCATACCGATGCTGCTGATTCTGATCGTCGTCGCGGTGACGGTGCGGCTCGGTTTCTGGCAACGCGACCGCGCGCATCAGAAGGAAGCGTTGCAGGCGCAGATCACGCAGTTCGAGAGCGCGCCCGCGCAGACCGTGGGCGCCGCGCCCGTCGCGCTGAAGGACATCGAGTTTCATCGCGTGCATGCGGTCGGACAGTTTATGCCGCAGCAAGTGGTGTACCTCGATAATCGCCCGTATAACGACCAGCCGGGCTTTTACGTCGTGATGCCCTTTAAACTGCGCGACGGCGGCGTAGTGCTCGTCAATCGAGGCTGGCTGCCGCGCAACATGAACGAGCGCACGGCGATCGCGCCGTACGACACGCCGAAGGGCGAGATCGAAATCGAAGGCATCGCGCGTGCCGACGCGACCCGCGCGTACGAACTCGGTGAGGGTGGCTCGGCCGCGCATCAGACGATTCGCCAGAATCTCGATGTCGCGTCGTACGCGGCGGAAACGGGCTTGCCGCTGCAGCCGTTCGTGATCCAACAGACGAGCGACGACGGCGACAAGCTCGTGCGCGACTGGCCCGCGCCGACGTCGGGCGTCGAACGCAACTACGGCTATATGGCCCAGTGGTGGGGCATGGCCGCCGCCGCAGTGATTTTCGGCCTGTATGCGGCCCGGCGTGCGGCGAAGAATGCGAATCGGATCGAGAGCAAGGGACCGGAAGGCGGCGACGCGGCCAACAACGGACAGGCGCCCCGGGCGTGA
- a CDS encoding SCO family protein: protein MSTQNPRSQQTGQQPAQRGQGKVPGQPNGKGSWQRGRWTLLLIALVCAAPVIGSYFTYYVIKPKGSATSYGTLIEPQRPIPDALVVTAEDGKPMKLASLRGRWLLISVDSSACDKPCVTKLYFMRQVRATQAGERERIVNVFLRTDASKVPDVVDNAYKDTEMLIADPKEVSAWLPADEGTQVSDHIYMVDPNGNLMMRFPKDANPSKIKGDVTKLLRNSGIG, encoded by the coding sequence GTGTCGACGCAAAACCCCCGTTCGCAGCAAACCGGACAGCAACCCGCGCAACGCGGGCAGGGTAAGGTTCCGGGCCAGCCGAACGGCAAAGGCTCGTGGCAGCGCGGCCGCTGGACACTGCTGCTGATCGCGCTGGTCTGCGCGGCGCCCGTCATCGGGTCTTATTTCACGTACTACGTGATCAAGCCGAAGGGCAGCGCGACGAGCTACGGCACGCTGATCGAGCCGCAACGCCCGATCCCCGACGCGCTCGTCGTCACGGCCGAGGACGGCAAGCCGATGAAGCTCGCGTCCTTGCGCGGCCGCTGGCTGCTGATTTCCGTCGACAGCAGCGCATGCGACAAGCCTTGTGTGACGAAGCTGTATTTCATGCGCCAGGTGCGCGCGACCCAGGCGGGCGAGCGCGAGCGCATCGTCAACGTGTTTCTGCGCACGGATGCCAGCAAGGTGCCCGACGTCGTCGATAACGCGTACAAGGACACGGAGATGCTGATCGCCGATCCGAAGGAAGTGAGCGCATGGCTGCCCGCCGACGAAGGCACACAGGTCTCCGATCACATCTATATGGTCGACCCGAACGGCAACCTGATGATGCGGTTCCCGAAAGACGCAAACCCGAGCAAGATCAAAGGTGATGTCACGAAACTGCTCAGAAATTCGGGTATCGGCTAA
- a CDS encoding twin transmembrane helix small protein — MHILVPIAFVLIIGSMVSALYFMMHDRGRTKRMVWSLATRVGLSITLFLFILFANWMGWIHSTGIPYGR; from the coding sequence ATGCACATTCTCGTTCCCATCGCGTTCGTTCTGATCATCGGCAGCATGGTGTCCGCGCTGTACTTCATGATGCACGACCGGGGCAGAACGAAGCGTATGGTCTGGTCGCTCGCGACACGTGTCGGCCTGTCGATTACGCTGTTCCTGTTCATCCTGTTCGCGAACTGGATGGGCTGGATTCATTCGACGGGCATTCCGTACGGACGCTGA
- a CDS encoding cytochrome c oxidase subunit 3 encodes MSGQNESPYYFIPHPSRHPISAAIGLLVMLGSFAAWVNGEPWAPITALVGLLWLLFTLYHWFGDAISESEGGMYGKKVDASYRWSMSWFIFSEVMFFGAFFGALFYAREIAMHQLGSLDYKLIWPDFTAVWPNIGPADLVSHFKSMTPWPVPTINTALLLSSGATLTVSHHALRDNHRTKAIAWLAATLVLGISFLFLQGFEYFHAYNELNLTLASGVYGSTFFLLTGFHGFHVFLGGTMLAVVLVRMIRGHFTADHHFAFEGAAWYWHFVDVVWLGLYIVVYWL; translated from the coding sequence ATGAGCGGTCAAAACGAGAGCCCGTACTATTTCATACCGCACCCGTCGCGGCATCCGATCAGCGCTGCGATTGGCCTGCTGGTCATGCTCGGATCGTTTGCGGCGTGGGTGAACGGCGAGCCGTGGGCGCCCATCACGGCGCTGGTCGGTCTGCTTTGGCTGCTCTTCACGCTGTACCACTGGTTCGGCGATGCGATCTCCGAGTCGGAAGGCGGCATGTACGGCAAGAAAGTCGATGCGTCGTACCGCTGGAGCATGAGCTGGTTCATCTTTTCGGAAGTGATGTTCTTCGGCGCGTTTTTCGGCGCGCTGTTCTATGCACGCGAGATCGCGATGCATCAGCTTGGCAGTCTCGACTACAAGCTGATCTGGCCGGATTTCACGGCGGTATGGCCGAATATCGGACCGGCTGACCTCGTGTCGCACTTCAAGTCGATGACGCCGTGGCCCGTGCCGACCATCAACACGGCGCTGCTGCTGTCGTCGGGCGCGACGCTGACGGTCTCGCACCACGCGCTGCGCGACAATCACCGCACGAAAGCGATTGCATGGCTCGCAGCCACGCTGGTGCTGGGCATCTCGTTCCTGTTCCTGCAAGGCTTCGAGTATTTCCACGCGTACAACGAACTGAACCTGACGCTCGCATCGGGCGTGTACGGCTCGACGTTCTTCCTGCTGACGGGCTTCCACGGTTTCCACGTGTTCCTCGGCGGCACGATGCTGGCCGTCGTGCTGGTGCGAATGATCCGCGGCCATTTCACGGCTGATCATCACTTCGCTTTCGAAGGCGCGGCCTGGTACTGGCACTTTGTCGACGTCGTGTGGCTGGGTCTGTACATCGTCGTGTACTGGCTGTAA